TTCCCTATCGGTAGTAGTATATGAGCACTATATCGGTGGAGCATATTTCAATATCAGTCTCATCTATAACGGTATCTATTCTATTATTGAGAAGCTGACAGGCCCAATGCGCTCTACAACGGGCCTTGCGAGGTCGTAGCAGCTGGTAACCTCGGATCCGtgtaagataaagaacaaaaccTGATTGGATGGAGGAAGATAAGTTATGGAGAGTGTGAACTGATAGAAAGTGTTCTGTGAATGAATATATCATGTGATAATAGTAAGGGAGGAATCATTGGCCAAGAAAGTTGGCAAGGAAAAAATTCTTTAATTAATTGATTAGCGGATATCAATTAATATGTGAAGTGATTGAATATTACAGCACCCCATAATCTTCTCTGATAAAAGAATATGATAAGCAGCAATCAAACCATTAGGCAGTAAGACAAGAGAACGGAATAGCTATGCACCGGCTTTCGTCCCAACCAACGCGTAACCTTTCCCTAACCTTCTCTGCAGATGACCTTCCGAACCCTTCAAAAGAAAGCGCTAATTCAAGAATGAAACCTCTCAATCAAAGCTTTTACCCTTTCTTGATCTTAGATTAATAACCCGTTGAAGCGCAGGAGCTCAATTAATTGGTGCAGGTGCTTGGCTATCGAATCAGCACCTAAGGTAGCGACTGATTTGACTTGATGACCTGGTATGATCATGAACTATAATGTTCTATTGAATGAGATATAACCGTAGATATCCCAGTGCCCACTCTTCGATCTCCCATCGCATCGGTTCCTGAATATCTACTCACTCCCGCCCTGGATAGACTTAAGGCTGAAGACCGAGTAAAAGGGCTGGCAAGGCAAAATAGCAAAAAAGAGTTTAGCGTAAGAGAAGAAAGCTGCTCTTAGCAAAGAGAGGGTGGATAAGTTTCTAGTTCATGGATTGATCGAGTTTCGTTCTACTTTTGACTTATCTCGATTGGGTTGGTGTTAAGTGTACCCAACAAAAGGTACAATACAAGAATCTCAAGGACCCGTCTTTCTTCAGCACGAAGTTAGTTGATCGAGAAAGCAAGGACCCGTATAGAGCTACACCATGAGTAGATCGAAAAGGTCTCGCGAAGCCGGTAATCGTTTGCCTCCCCTAACTAGTAAAGCTGAAGAAGAAGCATAAAAATGGAGTCCTTCATCTTTGGTCTTTTTCCCATGCTTTCTGTTGGTCAACAACCAACCACAACTCTCTATAGTCAAAACACTAGTCCTGCAGGCTTGCTTTTAACCATACTTGGTTCAGTCTGTATGGAGGGAATTTCTTTTGTCTGAATCAATCATGCCTCAACTAGATCAATTCACTTATTTCACACAATTCTTCTGGTTCTGCCTTTTCCTCTTTACTTTCTATATTCCCATGTGCAATGATAGAGATGGAGTACTTTGGATCAGCATAATTCTAAAACAACGGAACCAACAGGTTTCAAACCAGGGGAACAAAATCCGGAGCAACGACCCCAACTGTTTGGAAGATATCTTGAGAAAAGGTTTTAGCACCAGTGGATCCTATATGTACTCTAGTTTATTCGAAGTATCCCAATGGTGTAACGCCGTCGACTTAAAGGGAAAAAGGAGGAAAATAACTTCTATCTCTTGTGTCGGAGAAATAAGTGGCTCACGAGGAATGGAAAGAAACATATTCTATTTGATCTCGAAGTCCTCATATGGCGCTTCTTCTTCCAATCCTGGATGGAGGATCACTTGTAGGAATGACATAATGCTAATCCATGTTCCACACGACCAAGGAAGAATCAAAAAATAAGAAAGGTTATCGAGATTCTCAATCGCTCTTTTAGTAGATAGTGGGAAATGGGGCTCCCAGgccccctatatatatatatatatacacacacacacacacatagcaatatatacataaacTTATTCAAATAATCTCAattacaagtcctacccctctaaaaaccaaaataatagccgacgaggggaaaataaattctaataaaatttaaactcaaaatatcataaaatttaatttaattacttttagaaaaataattttctttaaataaaataataaatcatgaataactcattatttaatttttaaaaacttgGGTCATTATATTCTACCCACCTTGCAAAAATTTTTTCCCTCGAAAATTGTACATTGAAACAAGTTCGAACTCAAGTCAAAGAAAATCGAGTCCACAAAGAGTAGTACAGACAAGCAGAGGTACATAGGGACAATAAGGTTTGATCGGAAAATGATCAAATCATATTCTGAGAAAATCCAAAGCAAGGAATTCTAATTAAGATAATGAAAAAAAGAGATAGCACTAGTTTGTGTAGCGTGAATAATGATTACACTTCAAAGCTGAGCTAACTTCGTAACCTGGCAATTCACATTAtctattacttctatttcgtctatgataatccATTAGTTCTTTCTGTATACATAA
The DNA window shown above is from Arachis ipaensis cultivar K30076 chromosome B08, Araip1.1, whole genome shotgun sequence and carries:
- the LOC107612013 gene encoding uncharacterized protein LOC107612013, yielding MPQLDQFTYFTQFFWFCLFLFTFYIPMCNDRDGVLWISIILKQRNQQVSNQGNKIRSNDPNCLEDILRKGFSTSGSYMYSSLFEVSQWCNAVDLKGKRRKITSISCVGEISGSRGMERNIFYLISKSSYGASSSNPGWRITCRNDIMLIHVPHDQGRIKK